One Malassezia restricta chromosome VI, complete sequence genomic region harbors:
- a CDS encoding betaine lipid synthase has translation MWDYVKSHASLLVQRIQALDWSRSALVVGSVFSAMVVLTVAFPPVRQAVVFAYNCFLQPLGKTKNQAERLDRFYENQAGVYDATRTGLLRGRKTMLKLCAAEMRLLREKEPNRKLVWVDIGGGTGWNIEQMDKFFPIAEFDQIYLIDLCEPLLKVARERFERLGYKNVQALCQNAKDFTLPGLPDERKVDLFTCSYSISMIPPFYAVLDRINEFLDPRVGVFGVADFYVSSSESTADQMTLVGGSIMHHCHWFNSWFWRHWFALDHIQLHPARREYLEHKFGTIKCFNGRNHFIVPYLIQIPYYVWLGVSRERDTTAAVTAFEVEAGNHVAVPPTFPDIARERVQRMNKTTTEGAVVELKNDTAIQWPQSSFHYGSKVWRLPFVDNRFSDMFRTWIYGFTWEDPYVDMEHLDLGPEDSILCITSAGDNALHYAAAAKPRRIHAVDMNPCQGHLLELKLASILTLDYETFWRMFGEGKINNFPELLDERISPYISSHAYQFWKSNNRSFERAFYFRGYSGHALRLAKTAFQLMGAKKDVVQMCTTKSLEEQKRIWDTKVRKTIINEALIRVFLSNPAFLWNALGVPMNQFNMFKNEGVSVEQFAVDTLDPIPARSLISTDNYHYRLTLMGNYSRESCPLYLKEDAFNALRADNGKALDCFRLHTDAIVTVLRGLQDGSLTRAILMDHMDWFDPIDDSVPIPKLEAARNENDKTVADLDREVVEIARVIAKGGAVFWRSAAKYPWYSKRFELAGFKVAPVHIRETGKPIDNVNMYASFYKAVRL, from the coding sequence GCACTCGACTGGAGCCGCAGTGCTCTCGTTGTCGGCAGCGTGTTTAGTGCGATGGTCGTTCTCACCGTGGCCTTCCCGCCCGTGCGACAGGCTGTTGTGTTTGCGTACAACTGTTTCCTCCAGCCGCTGGGCAAGACCAAGAACCAGGCCGAACGCCTGGATCGTTTCTATGAAAACCAGGCTGGTGTGTACGATGCCACGCGCACAGGTCTGCTGCGTGGCCGCAAGACTATGCTCAAGCTCTGTGCTGCCGAGATGCGTCTCCTGCGCGAGAAGGAACCGAACCGCAAGCTCGTGTGGGTCGACATTGGTGGTGGCACGGGCTGGAACATTGAGCAGATGGACAAGTTCTTCCCCATCGCTGAGTTCGATCAGATTTACCTCATTGACCTATGTGAACCGCTGCTCAAGGTGGCTCGTGAGCGCTTCGAACGCCTCGGTTACAAGAATGTGCAGGCCCTGTGCCAAAATGCCAAAGACTTTACGCTGCCTGGCCTTCCCGACGAGCGCAAGGTGGATCTGTTTACGTGCTCGTACTCCATTTCGATGATCCCGCCTTTCTACGCCGTACTTGACCGTATCAACGAATTTCTTGACCCACGCGTGGGTGTGTTTGGTGTCGCCGACTTCTATGTGTCGAGCAGCGAGTCGACGGCAGACCAGATGACGCTTGTGGGTGGATCCATTATGCATCACTGCCACTGGTTCAACTCTTGGTTCTGGCGTCACTGGTTCGCGCTCGACCATATCCAGCTGCACCCTGCCCGCCGCGAATACCTCGAACACAAATTTGGCACGATCAAGTGCTTTAACGGTCGCAACCACTTCATTGTGCCTTACCTGATTCAGATTCCATACTACGTGTGGCTGGGTGTGTCGCGTGAGCGCGACACGACAGCGGCGGTCACAGCCTTCGAGGTCGAGGCCGGTAACCACGTTGCTGTGCCGCCCACGTTCCCCGACATCGCTCgtgagcgtgtgcagcgtATGAACAAAACGACGACGGAAGGTGCTGTAGTGGAGCTGAAGAATGACACAGCGATCCAGTGGCCCCAGAGCTCGTTCCATTACGGCTCGAAGGTTTGGCGCCTGCCTTTTGTCGATAACCGCTTCAGCGACATGTTCCGTACCTGGATCTATGGTTTCACGTGGGAAGACCCCTACGTTGACATGGAGCATCTCGATCTGGGTCCTGAAGACTCGATCCTGTGTATCACGAGTGCCGGTGACAATGCGCTGCATTACGCGGCTGCCGCAAAGCCTCGTCGTATCCACGCGGTCGACATGAATCCGTGCCAGGGTCACTTGCTGGAGCTCAAACTTGCTTCGATCCTGACGCTGGACTACGAAACGTTCTGGCGCATGTTCGGTGAGGGTAAAATTAACAACTTCcccgagctgctggatgagcgcatcTCTCCCTATATCTCGTCTCATGCGTACCAGTTCTGGAAGTCAAACAACCGCTCGTTTGAGCGTGCATTCTACTTCCGTGGCTACTCGGGCCACGCTCTGCGCCTGGCCAAGACGGCTTTCCAACTTATGGGCGCGAAAAAAGATGTCGTGCAGATGTGCACGACCAAGTCGCTCGAAGAACAAAAGCGGATCTGGGACACCAAGGTCCGTAAGACCATTATCAATGAAGCTCTGATTCGTGTGTTTCTGTCCAACCCAGCTTTCCTTTGGAATGCCTTGGGTGTGCCAATGAATCAGTTCAACATGTTCAAAAACGAAGGCGTCTCTGTGGAGCAGTTTGCTGTCGACACGCTCGACCCCATCCCCGCTCGTTCGCTCATTTCGACGGACAACTACCACTACCGCCTCACTCTTATGGGCAACTACAGCCGCGAGAGCTGCCCGCTCTACCTTAAGGAAGATGCTTTCAATGCGCTCAGGGCGGACAATGGAAAGGCCCTCGACTGCTTCCGTCTCCACACCGATGCCATTGTCAcggtgctgcgcggcctgcAGGACGGCAGTCTCACGCGTGCCATCCTGATGGACCATATGGACTGGTTCGATCCGATCGATGACTCGGTACCGATTCCTAAACTTGAGGCGGCCCGCAACGAAAACGACAAAACGGTCGCGGACCTCGACCGTGAAGTTGTGGAAATTGCGCGTGTCATTGCCAAGGGCGGCGCCGTATtttggcgcagcgcagccaAATATCCCTGGTACTCGAAGCGCTTCGAACTTGCCGGTTTCAAGGTCGCCCCTGTTCACATCCGCGAGACGGGTAAGCCCATTGACAACGTGAACATGTATGCATCCTTCTACAAGGCCGTACGTTTGTAG
- a CDS encoding AP-3 complex subunit delta, translating into MFEKTLTALIKGLRSHRGKDEAKYIAAMMDDIRGEIKSADMDIKAEAVLKLAYLHMLGYRLSSASFHILETMASSNYRFKFIGYLAASLCFSEDTEVLILATNLIKKDLHSAQPLDVQAALHGLSHIMTQELAQHLSDDIILMLSHTRAPVRKRAVLVLHAVILRCPEVLDRTYERLRDLLCDENLGVVTATVNVICELARRNPAPFVPLSPQLFEILTMSNNNWLLIKVIKLFGALSPVEPRLVRKLYKPIMSIMSTTPAMSLLYECIHTVIIGGMLERGDSDELARRCVENLGVFLQNDDQNLRYISILALDKLAPSHPHLVAQHQNVILKSIQHPDMTIRVRALELVARLATDPMSLRPIVDYLMLYLGSADETLAAPSAAQTLQRTLDADQAQVLETSWTSDLSGSKCTEFRTQVAECILDLGGANHFSRIRDLSWYMHTLIRLAHLVNDSVIPRVVDQLMEFVFYHSEIQAEASSVLFPMLLDPHMYDAENPMSEVLRACATICSEYVEQVDSIPRFIEALLQDAILSLSPPIISVCIQSAMKMFAYWAAQLSDTWSQGTKLQLLAITETMQSQLTKLASNEDAEVFERCKEGLQLFELLQNGLNVPSDAQPKEETCEEQASSSETSAPRALFLLLPLFYARSELVDSPEPLPASMDLHAWIAPESSWTLLLNVVEPAPKPPKRTKPPRHTVMLEEKVPSGASPLEPTSSQRRPQADPDNPFYLKPRSKKSSKKKADSRPVPPPQLNQDEEDLRDIPIVKLNLSDFASQQHRSDDTLAPISSIQPKVVSHKKSARRK; encoded by the coding sequence ATGTTTGAAAAGACGCTGACCGCGCTCATCAAGGGGTTGCGGTCGCATCGCGGCAAAGATGAGGCCAAGTACATTGCCGCGATGATGGACGATATACGCGGTGAGATCAAAAGTGCGGATATGGATATCAAAGCTGAGGCTGTATTGAAACTTGCATACCTTCATATGCTGGGCTACCGCTTATCGAGCGCTTCATTCCATATTCTAGAAACAATGGCATCTTCAAATTACCGCTTTAAATTTATCGGATACCTTGCCGCGTCCCTGTGTTTTTCAGAAGATACAGAGGTACTTATTCTTGCCACAAACCTTATCAAGAAGGATTTGCACTCAGCGCAACCCCTCGATGTGCAGGctgcgctgcatggcctctCGCACATCATGACCCAAGAGCTCGCACAGCACCTTTCTGATGATATTATCCTGATGCTGTcacacacacgcgcgccCGTGCGTAagcgcgccgtgctggtTTTACATGCCGTCATCCTTCGTTGCCCCGAGGTGTTGGATCGTACTTATGAGCGTCTCCGCGATCTCTTGTGCGATGAAAACCTTGGCGTTGTCACAGCTACTGTCAATGTTATTTGCGAGCTTGCGCGACGTAATCCTGCGCCATTCGTGCCGCTCTCGCCTCAATTGTTCGAAATCCTTACCATGTCAAATAACAACTGGCTCCTAATCAAGGTTATTAAGCTCTTTGGCGCTCTTTCGCCAGTAGAGCCACGCCTCGTGCGTAAACTGTACAAACCCATCATGTCTATTATGTCTACAACACCTGCCATGAGTCTACTTTACGAATGCATCCATACGGTCATTATTGGTGGCATGCTCGAACGCGGTGATAGTGATGAACTGGCTCGCCGCTGCGTTGAAAATCTTGGTGTGTTTCTGCAAAATGATGACCAAAACTTGCGCTACATATCTATTCTGGCGCTGGATAAGCTCGCACCCTCCCATCCTCATTTGGTGGCCCAACACCAAAATGTCATTCTCAAGTCTATCCAGCATCCAGACATGACTATCCGTGTCCGTGCTTTGGAATTAGTAGCACGATTGGCGACGGACCCCATGTCGCTCCGCCCCATTGTCGACTATCTCATGTTATACCTCGGCTCCGCGGACGAGACTCTGGCCGCGCCTAGTGCAGCCCAAACTCTCCAGCGCACCTTGGATGCAGACCAAGCCCAGGTTTTAGAGACATCCTGGACCTCAGACTTATCAGGCTCAAAGTGTACCGAGTTCCGAACTCAAGTCGCTGAATGTATTCTTGATCTTGGCGGTGCGAATCATTTTAGTCGCATCCGCGACTTGTCATGGTATATGCACACGCTGATCCGGCTGGCACATCTTGTAAATGATAGCGTGATaccacgcgtcgtcgatcaGCTCATGGAATTCGTGTTTTACCACAGTGAAATTCAGGCTGAGGCGAGCTCAGTGCTTTTCCCCATGCTTTTGGATCCTCACATGTACGATGCGGAGAACCCCATGTCGGAAGTACTTCGGGCTTGTGCTACGATTTGCAGCGAGTATGTCGAGCAAGTTGACTCCATTCCTCGATTCATTGAAGCACTTTTGCAGGATGCTATACTAAGTCTCTCACCACCTATTATTTCCGTCTGTATTCAGAGTGCTATGAAGATGTTTGCATATTGGGCGGCACAGCTCTCGGATACGTGGAGTCAAGGTACAAAACTGCAACTCTTGGCCATCACAGAGACAATGCAGTCACAACTGACAAAACTCGCATCGAACGAAGATGCGGAAGTGTTTGAGCGCTGCAAAGAGGGACTTCAGCTATTTGAGCTTTTGCAAAATGGACTGAACGTTCCGAGTGATGCTCAACCCAAAGAAGAGACGTGTGAGGAACAAGCGTCAAGCTCTGAAACTTCGGCTCCTCGAGCTCTGTTTCTTCTCTTGCCTCTATTTTATGCGCGCTCGGAACTAGTAGATTCCCCTGAGCCCCTTCCTGCGTCTATGGACTTGCATGCGTGGATCGCTCCAGAATCCTCTTGGACACTTTTGTTGAATGTTGTGGAACCGGCGCCGAAGCCACCCAAACGAACAAAACCACCCCGGCACACAGTCATGCTCGAAGAAAAGGTTCCATCAGGAGCATCTCCGCTAGAACCTACTTCGTCTCAGCGCCGACCACAAGCCGACCCTGACAATCCTTTTTATTTAAAACCTCGCTCGAAGAAGTCTAGCAAGAAAAAAGCCGACAGCAGGCCAGTGCCTCCACCTCAGTTGAATCAAGATGAGGAAGATCTCCGCGACATCCCCATTGTAAAACTGAACTTATCTGACTTTGCATCGCAACAGCATCGTTCAGATGATACCCTTGCTCCTATTTCGAGCATCCAGCCCAAGGTTGTATCTCACAAAAAGAGTGCGCGTAGGAAGTAA
- a CDS encoding glutamine amidotransferase, whose product MTDDVKNSGDVQKTISIAILTAGQPPKQLVEKYGGFEYMLRNALAEALANIPRHEWHPKISLHLQAFNIMMAEFPDISQLDDGAWDAMVVTGSPSSATEENSMWMQVLSKYLEHLVLEHPLVRIIGLGFGHQLVARAFGGKVVQDKHHAEFGITKFKLTNEGTGILSPFDHDTEWSLQQAHTDYVCDMPLPVEGDAWQSLGGNEKCPIQGLTLHYPTEAPPLPSSVKSSSYVAFDVEDIVTGASGPMPVRSAHVLTLQGHPEYNAAVMRDLLSHLRETGTVNETDYESALSSINEEQRNLDTAKILLAMLGMEPATAELEPMN is encoded by the exons ATGACGGATGACG TAAAGAACTCAGGAGATGTCCAAAAAACAATCTCGATTGCTATTTTGACGGCAGGGCAGCCGCCGAAGCAGCTTGTGGAAAAATATGGCGGTTTTGAGTACATGCTTCGGAATGCGTTGGCTGAAGCCCTTGCCAACATTCCGCGCCACGAGTGGCATCCGAAGATTTCATTGCATCTTCAAGCTTTCAATATAATGATGGCAGAGTTTCCAGACATTTCGCAATTGGACGATGGTGCGTGGGACGCGATGGTGGTTACAGGAAGTC CTTCTTCAGCCACTGAAGAAAATTCTATGTGGATGCAGGTACTGAGTAAGTACCTGGAGCACCTCGTTCTCGAACACCCCCTTGTCCGGATTATCGGACTCGGATTTGGCCACCAACTGGTCGCGCGTGCCTTTGGAGGTAAAGTGGTGCAAGACAAGCATCACGCCGAA TTTGGTATAACAAAGTTCAAACTTACAAATGAAGGAACGGGCATCTTATCGCCATTTGATCATGATACTGAATGG TCTTTACAGCAAGCGCATACGGACTATGTATGTGACATGCCACTGCCTGTGGAGGGGGACGCTTGGCAATCCTTAGGTGGTAACGAAAAGTGTCCAATCCAAGGTCTGACTTTGCACTACCCAACGGAAGCACCGCCTTTGCCTTCATCCGTGAAATCATCGTCCTACGTCGCTTTCGACGTGGAAGATATTGTAACCGGTGCATCTGGCCCCATGCCTGTCCGAAGCGCACACGTTTTGACTTTGCAGGGTCATCCTGAGTACAATGCCGCAGTAATGCGTGATCTGCTATCTCACCTGCGTGAAACAGGTACAGTGAATGAGACTGATTACGAATCTGCACTGAGCAGTATAAATGAAGAACAACGAAATCTGGATACTGCCAAAATCTTACTTGCCATGCTAGGAATGGAGCCCGCCACAGCGGAGTTGGAACCAATGAATTAG